The genomic interval CGAGTCCGCCCTGGTGGAGCTTGCCCCGATGTCCCCTATTTCCCCCGAGAGGCCCGCCGAGACGGTGGAAGCCCCGATAACCGAGAGTCCCCATGAACACCCCTGACGCATCTACGCCGCTGCCCCCTCCCGTTGTGACGACCGAGGAGGGCAACCGCTTTCTGGACGTGGTGTCTGGCCAGTTCGATGCCGATGAAGAGGTGCCGGACCTGGTGCCTGCCAAGCGGGTTCTGCTGCCCCAGGCCGAAAGCCCCAAGCTGCACAAAGTGCTGGCCCAGGCCGGCATGGGTTCGCGCCTGGAGATGGAGCAGCTCATCCTGGAAGGCCGTATCTCGGTCAACAACGAGCCTGCCCACATCGGCCAGCGCGTGCAGTTTGGCGATTCGGTCAAGGTCAACGGCAAGCCGGTGCGTTTCCGCATCGAGCCGCCGCCGGCCCGCGTGATTGCGTACCACAAGCCGGTGGGAGAAGTGGTCACCAACGACGACCCGCAAAACCGCCCCACCGTGTTCCGCCGTCTGCCCAAGCTGTACCAGGGCAAGTGGCAGTCGGTCGGTCGGCTGGATCTGAACACCGAAGGCCTGCTGCTGTTCACCAGCTCGGGCGAGCTGGCCAACCAGCTGATGCACCCGCGTTTTGGCCTGGAGCGGGAGTACGCGGTGCGCGTGCTGGGTGCTTTGAACAAGGAAGAAAAGCAGCGCCTGCTCGACGGTGTCAAGCTCGACGACGGCATGGCCTCGTTCGGCAGCATCGAAGACGGCGGCGGCGAGGGCTCCAACTGCTGGTACCGCGTCACCATCTCCGAAGGCCGCAACCGCGAAGTCCGCCGCATGCTGGAAGCCGTGGGCCACGCCGTGAGCCGACTCATCCGCATCCGCTACGGTGCCATGCTGTTGCCGCGTGGCCTCAAGCGCGGTGGCTGGATGGAGCTGGACGAGCACGATATCCAGGCCCTGGTCCGGGCGGCCAACAAGGCCCCGGCAGGCGAATTTGACGAAGTGCCCCGCCAGGCCCGTGCACCCAGCCACCGCCCGCCCAATCCCCTGGATAAACGCGAAGCGCCCAACCGTACCCGCGGTGGCCGCAACACCGGTGGCCGCGGCCCGCGCCCATCGGGTGCCAATGCACCGATGGCACCCAACCCCCTGATGACCAACCAGATCGGCGGCAAAGGCCGTGGTCCGGTGCGCAAAGAAGCTGGTGGTCAGCCCGACCCGATGAAAACCTCCTTGGGCTACATCGGTGGCGACAGCTTGGCGCGCCAGCGCAAGGAGCCGAACCAGGGCGGGCCACGGCGTGGCGGCAGTGGCGGTGGCAGCGGCGGCAATGGTGGTCGCAGTGGTGGCCGTAACCGTTAATGGGCAAACTAGGCGGTGCAATCGCCTACACCACGGCAGCCTATTCGTAAAGAGGACATGCTGCCGGGTTAAACTCGCAGGCTTTGCTTAGTTGGCAAAATTTCAACAAAACCCAATTTCTGAATCTAGGAAAAATTATGGCTATCGAACGCACACTCTCCATCATCAAGCCCGACGCAGTCGCCAAGAACGTCATCGGTCAGATCTACGCCCGTTTTGAAGCCGCTGGCCTGAAGGTCATTGCTGCCCGCATGGCGCACCTGTCGCGCGGCGAAGCCGAAGCGTTCTACGCTGTGCACGCTGCCCGTCCTTTCTTCAAGGATCTGGTCGAGTTCATGATTTCCGGCCCGGTGATGATCCAGGCTCTGGAAGGCGAAAACGCCATCCTGAAAAACCGTGACCTGATGGGCGCTACCGACCCGAAGAAGGCTGACGCTGGCACCATCCGCGCCGACTTCGCCGACAGCATCGATGCCAACGCCGTGCACGGCTCTGACGCTGCCGAAACCGCCAAGGAAGAAATCGCCTTCTTCTTCGCCGGTATGAACGTTTACGCCGCTAAGTAATTAGCGTTTTATGCAATGACGGCCAACCTGCTCGACTTTGACCTCGACGGCTTGGCCGCGTTTTGCGAACGGCTCGGTGAAAAGCGCTTCCGCGCCACCCAGCTGTTCCGCTGGATCCACCAACGTGGAGCCACCGATTTCGAGCAGATGAGCGATCTGGCCAAGTCCTTGCGCAACAAGCTGGCCACCAGTGCCCATGTGCAGGGCCTGCCGCTCATCAGCCAGCACGCATCCACCGACGGTACTATCAAGTGGCTGTTCGATGTGGGCGACGGCAATGCCGTCGAAGCCGTATTTATTCCCGAGAGTGACCGGGGCACCTTGTGTGTATCGTCCCAGGCGGGCTGTGCCGTCGGCTGCCGCTTTTGCTCTACCGGCCACCAAGGCTTCAGCCGCAACCTCACCACCGGTGAAATCGTTGCGCAGCTCTGGTTTGCCGAACATTTCTTGCGCAAGTACCTCAATACCGCTGAACGCGTCATCTCCAATGTGGTGATGATGGGCATGGGCGAGCCCTTGCAAAATTACAACGCCCTGGTGCCGGCCCTGAAGGTGATGCTGGACGACCACGGCTACGGCCTGTCGCGCCGCCGGGTCACGGTGTCCACCTCGGGTGTGGTGCCGATGATCGACCGGCTGGGCCTGGACTGCCCCGTTGCCCTGGCGGTATCGCTGCACGCACCCAATGACGCGCTGCGCGACAACCTGGTGCCGCTGAACAAAAAGTACCCGCTGGCCGAGTTGCTGGAGTCCTGCAACCGCTACCTGGCGCACGCGCCGCGCGACTTCATCACCTTTGAATACTGCATGCTGGACGGCGTGAACGACCAGCCCGAGCACGCCCAGCAACTGATTGCCCTGGTGCAGCAGTACCGCCAGCCCGGCGTGTGGTGCAAGTTCAACCTGATTCCGTTTAACCCCTTCCCGGCCTCCGGTCTGCTGCGCTCACCCATGGCCCGGGTGACGGCGTTTGCCAAGATGCTCAGCGATGCAGGCATCATCACCACGGTGCGCAAGACCCGGGGTGACGATATCGATGCCGCCTGCGGACAGCTCGCAGGCGATGTGAAAGACCGCACCCAGGTCGTCAAGCGCATGGCGCAGCAACGGGTGGTGATGATGGCGCAGGTTCCGGTTGTGACCGACGTTTCCAAAGGGGCTTGAGGCATGCAAAAAAATCTGTGCACTGCGGTGCTGGTTCGGCTGTTGGCGGGCCTTTCGCTGTTGGCCGGTCTGCAGGCCTGCACCACCACCACGACCACCACCAGCACGGCCAACAGCAGCACGGTGACCACGCCCACACCCCGGGCCGCACCCACGCCGCTGTCGCAGGGCGAACTGCTCACCGATTCGGACGAGCCCGAGGCCCGCAAGCGCGCCCGCACCCGCATGCAGCTCGCCGTGGCCTACTTTGAGCAGGGCCAGACCACCGTGGCGCTGGACGAGCTGAAACAGGCCCTGGTGATCGACCCATCGTTCTCGGATGCCTACAACCTGCGCGGTCTGATCTACATGCGGCTCAACGACCTGCGCCTGGCCGAAGACAGCTTTCGCCGTGCCCTGGCCACCAATCCGCGCGAACCCAATACCTTGCACAACTACGGCTGGCTGATGTGCCAGCAGGGCCGCTACCCTGAGTCGATCCAGATGTTCGAGCAGGCGCTGGCCAACCCCACGTACGGGGCCCGTTCCAAGACCTGGATGGCCGAAGGCCTGTGCCAGCAGCGCGCCGGTCTGCTGCCCGAGGCCGAGCGCAACCTGGCCCGCGCCTACGAGCTGGACGCGGGCAACCCCATCATTGCCTACAACCTCTCCAATTTGCTGTTCCAGCGTGGCGAGTGGTTGCGGGCGCAGTTCTATATCCGCCGTTTGAACAATTCCGAGCTGGCCAATGCCGAGTCCCTGTGGCTGGGCATCAAGGTCGAGCGCCGCATGGAAAACCGCGAAGCCATGCTGCAACTGGTGGACCAATTGAAAAAACGTTTTGGCCAATCGCGTGAGCTGGCCGCATATGACAGAGGGGCATTTGATGAGTGAGCCAGTGGGGCAAGTAGGAATGGGCCAGGGCCCGGCACCCGATACCGCCGCTTCTGCGGTGGAGGCCGGGAATTTGCTGCGCCAGGCGCGCGAGGCTACAGGCTTGCACGTTGCCGCCTTGGCCGTGTCACTGAAGGTGCCGGTGAACAAACTCGAAGCCCTGGAAGCCGGGCGTATCGACCTGCTGCCCGACCTGACCTTTGCGCGTGCCTTGGCCGCCAGCGTCTGCCGCTCCCTCAAGATCGATCCGACCCCGGTGCTGGCGCATTTTCCGGCCACCGGCATGTCACGGCTGGGCGCCGTGGCACCGTCCGTGAATACGCCATACCGGCCTGAGGGTTCGGGCCCGCGCCTGTCGTTTCGCACGCAGATGCTAAGCCCCTCGGTGCTGGCGGTGGCTGCTTTGTTGGTGGCTGCCGTGGCGGTAGCGCTGTGGCCCAAATCGCCCGATGGCGGCAAAGACGCGGTGGCCGTGCTGGCCCCTGGCGCCGAGGCTACTGAAACCATCACGGCCCCGGTGCCCCTGGCCGATGCGTCCGAGCCGGTGCCAGCCTCTTTGCCGGTGGAGCCCGTGGCGGCGCCTGTACCTGCAGCGCTTGGTGTGGCGTTGACCGCCCAGGCCGATTCCTGGGTCAAAGTGACCGATGCCAAAGGCGTGGTCGGCGTGGGCCGCACCCTCAAAGCCGGTGAAACCGTGGAAGTGACGGGTGCCTTCCCCATGGCCGTGGTGGTGGGGCGCGTGGATGCCGTGCAATTGCAAGTGCGCGGCCAGGCCTATGACATGGCGGCTTTCCCCAAAGACCGTGTCGCCCGATTCGAGGTGAAGTGATGCACCCAGCCCTGGACTTTTCCACCCCCATTGACGCTGCCGCACCCCGCGTGCGCAACACCTACCAGGCCCATGTGCGCTGGGGTGCCCGTGACGTGACCGTGGGCGGTGACGCGCCGGTGCGGGTGCAGTCCATGACCAATACCGACACGGTGGATGCCATCGGCACCGCCATCCAGGTCAAAGAGCTGGCGCTGGCGGGCTCGGAGATGGTGCGCATCACCGTCAACACCCCCGAAGCCGCCCAGGCCGTGCCCTACATCCGCGAGCAACTCGACCGCATGGGCATCGACGTGCCCCTGGTCGGCGACTTCCACTACAACGGCCACCGCCTGCTGACCGACTTTCCGGCCTGCGCCGAAGCTCTGTCCAAATACCGCATCAACCCCGGCAACGTGGGCAAGGGCGACAAGCGCGACCGCCAGTTTGGCCAGATGATCGAAGCCGCCGTGCGCTGGAAAAAAGCCGTGCGCATCGGCGTGAACTGGGGCAGCCTGGACCAGGAGCTGCTGGCCGGTCTGATGGACGAAAACAGCCGCCGCGCGGTGCCCTGGGATGCCAAACCGGTGATGTACCAGGCGCTGATCACCTCCGCCATCGAATCCGCCCGGCTGGCCGAATCCATGGGCCTGCCGCCCGAACAAATCATTTTGTCGTGCAAGGTCAGTGGTGTGCAGGACCTAATTTCGGTCTACCGCGGGCTGGCCCAGCGCTGCCGTTACGCCCTGCACCTGGGCCTGACCGAGGCCGGCATGGGCACCAAGGGCACGGTAGCCTCCAGCGCCGCCCTGGCGGTGCTGCTGCAAGAAGGCATCGGCGACACCATCCGCGTCTCGCTCACGCCCCAGCCCGGCGAGGCCCGCACCCAAGAGGTGGTGATTGCATCCGAAATTCTGCAGTCGCTGGGTCTGCGCAGCTTTGTGCCCAGCGTTACCGCCTGCCCCGGCTGTGGCCGCACCACCAGCACCACCTTCCAGGAGCTGACCAAGCAGATCGACGACTTTCTGCGCGCCCAGATGCCGGTCTGGCGTGAGCAGTACCCCGGTGTCGAGGCCATGAAGGTCGCGGTGATGGGCTGCATCGTCAACGGCCCGGGCGAGAGCAAGCATGCCGATATCGGCATCAGCCTGCCCGGCACCGGTGAAGCGCCCGCCGCGCCGGTCTACATCGACGGCGAGAAAAGCGTCACCCTGCGCGGCGACAACATCGCCCAGGACTTCCAGGTGATCGTCGAAAACTACATCGCCAAGCGCTTTGGCAGCCCTGCAGTGGCCTAGGCCGAAAATTTATAAGAAATCGGCTGCCCGTGCTTATTCCATGAGCGTGAGTAGCTATTAAAATTATAGTAACGAGATTTATGGCTGACAAAATCAGTGCCGTCAAAGGCATGAACGACATACTGCCGCCCGACTCTGCGCGTTGGGAATGGCTGGAAGACAAGGTCCGCACGCAGATGGCGCGCTCGGCCTACCGCATGGCCCGCACGCCTATCGTCGAGCCCACGGCACTGTTTGTGCGCGGCACCGGCGAAACCACCGACATTGTCGAGAAGGAGATGTACTCCTTCGAAGACCGCTTGAACGGCGAGCAGCTCACCTTGCGCCCCGAGAACACCCCCGGCGTGGTGCGCGCCGCCATCCAGCACAACCTCACCTACGACGGTGGCAAGCGCCTGTACTACATGGGCCCGATGTTCCGCCACGAGCGGCCCCAGCGTGGCCGCTACCGCCAGTTCTACCAGCTCGGTGCCGAGGCCCTGGGTTTTGCCGGCCCCGAGGTGGATGCCGAATTGATGCTGCTGGCCAACGACGTGCTGGCCGGTCTGGGCCTGCGCAATGTGCGGGTTGAGATGAACAGCCTGGGCGTGCCCGCCGAGCGCCAGGCCCACCGCGCCGCGCTGATCACGTATTTCGAGCAGCACCGCGATCTGCTGGATGCGGATGCCCAGCGCCGCCTGCTGACCAACCCGCTGCGCATCCTGGATACCAAAAACCCCGCCATGCAGGCCATGGTGCAAGACGCGCCGCAGCTGCTCAGCTACCTGGGCGATGCCTCGCGCAAGCACCTCGATACCGTGCAAAGCCTGCTCACTGCCTGCGGCGTGCAGTGGACCATCAACCCGCGCCTGGTGCGCGGCCTGGACTACTACAGCCACACCGTGTTCGAGTTCATCACCGACGAGCTGGGTGCCCAGGGCACACTGTGCGGAGGAGGGCGCTACGACGGCCTGTTCGAGCTGCTGGGCGGCAAACCCACCCCGGCGGTGGGCTGGGGCATGGGCATCGAGCGCGTGCTCGAACTCATCAAGGAGCAGGGTGCCGAGCTGCCCGCGCTGGTGGCCGATGCCTACGCCGTGGTGCCCGACGCTGCTGCTTTGCCGGTAGCCATGCAAACCATCCAGGCCCTGCGCCGCGCCGGTGTGCAGGTGCAGATGCACGCCGGGGCCTCCGAGGGCATGGGCAGCATGAAGTCGCAACTCAAGAAGGCCGACAGCAGCGGGTCCCGGTACGCGCTGATTTTTGGTGCCGACGAGCTGGCGCAAAACCTGGTGCTGGTGAAATCCCTGCGTGACGGCAGCGGGGTGCAAACCACCCAGCCGCTTGCCGACGTGGCCGCCTGGGCCGCCACCCTACAATCGTAAATTCGACTACAACAGGACTTACGCAAGTTCCCCCTGTAAGCCCGCAGGGCGGTACGGGGGCGCTGCGTAAGTCCTATACAAAAACTTATGGCAAACCACCTCGACCTTGAAGAACAAGAACAGCTTGACGAACTCAAAGCCTTCTGGAACCGCTTCGGCAACCTGATCACCTGGGCGCTCATCGTGGTGCTGGCCGGGTTCGCGGGCTGGAACGGCTACCAATACTGGCAGCGCAGCCAATCCGCCCAGGCCGCCGCCTTGTATGACGAGGTCGACCGCGCTGCCAAGGCCGGAGACACCGCCAAGATCGAGCGCGCCTTCGCCGACATGAAAGACAAGTTCGGCAGCACCACCTTCGCCCAGCAAGCCGCTCTGCTGGCCGCCAAAACCCTGTTTGAAAAAGGCAATGCGGATGCCAGCAAAGCTGCACTGACCTGGGTGGCAGAGCAATCGTCCGAAGACGGCTACCAGCCGGTGGCACGCCTGCGCCTGGCCAGCGTGCTGCTGGAATCCAAGTCGTATGACGAAGCGATGAAGCAGCTGTCCGGCAGCTTCCCGAAAGAATTTGAGCCCCTGGTGGCCGACCGCAAGGGCGACGTGTTGGCCCTGCAAGGTAAGAAAGCCGAGGCGATTGCCCAGTACAAAGCCGCCTACACCGGCCTGGACGAACGCGACGACTACCGCCGCATCGTGGAAATCAAACTCAACAGCCTGGGTGTGGACCCCCGTCCTGCCGCGCCTGTGGTCACCGCCGCCAGCCCCGTCACTGTAGAAATCAAAAAATAATGAAAAATATGCCTTCTGTGCTTATTCTGCGCGCATCAGTAGCTAGTTTTTTGATAGCAACACTGGCCGCGTGCTCCAGCACCCCGGACAAGCCCAAACCCGCTGATCTGCCCGCCAACGTAGCCCTGCTGGGCGTGCGCCAGGCCTGGAGCGCCAAGCTGGGCGATATCAGCTTCCCGCTGACCACCAGCGTCAGTGGCAACACGGTAGCCGTGGCCAGCAACAACGGTACGTTGCTGGCGCTGGACAGTGCCACGGGCCGCGAACTCTGGCGTGCCTCGGTGGGTGCGCCCCTGTCGGCGGGCGTGGGCAGTGACGGCAAAGTCACCGCCGTGGTCACCCGTGACAACGAAGTCGTTGCGCTGGAAGCAGGCCGCGTGCTGTGGCGCCAGCGCCTGGGTGCGCAAACCTATACCGCACCGCTGGTGGCCGGTGGCCGCGTGTTCCTGCTGGCGGCAGACCGTTCGGTCACTGCATTTGACGGCCAGACCGGTCGCAGACTGTGGAACCAGCAGCGCACCGGTGAGGCCCTGGTGCTGGGCCAATCCAGCGTGCTGATGGCGGTGGGCGACTCGCTGGTGGCCGGTATGTCGGGCCGCCTGGTGGGCATGAACCCGGCCAATGGCAGCACCCGCTGGGAGGCCGCCATCGCCGCGCCGCGGGGCACCAACGAAGTCGAGCGCCTGGTGGATCTGGTTGGCAGCGTCAGCCGCGTCGGCACTGTGGTCTGCGCACGCGCATTCCAGTCGGCCGTAGGCTGCGTGGATGCCCAGTCGGGCCGTTTGCTGTGGACCAAGCCCGCCGTGGCTTCTGAGGGCGTGGGCGGTAACGACACCTCAGTCTTCGGTACCGAAGGCGACGGCAATGTGCTGGCCTGGAGCCGTGTGGACGGCGAACGCCTGTGGTCCTCGGAGCGCCTGCGCTACCGTACTTTGTCGGCCCCGCTGGCCGTGGGCCGCTCGGTGGTGGTGGGTGACAGCACAGGTCTGGTACATTTCCTGTCCCGCGAAGACGGGTCAGCCCTGACCCGTGTGTCCACCGACGGCTCTGCCATCGCGGCCGATCCCGTGCTTGCGGGCAACACGGTTGTTGTGGTGACCCACAACGGCGGTGTGTTTGGCTTCCAGCCTGAATAACTATTTGCGTCAGCCGATCTGCGCCATCCTATGAAACCAGTTTTGGCCCTAGTCGGTCGCCCCAATGTGGGCAAATCTACCCTTTTTAACCGCCTCACCAAGACGCGGGATGCGATCGTGGCGGACTTCGCCGGTCTCACCCGCGACCGCCACTATGGCAATGGCCGCCAGGGCAAGCACGAATACATCGTCATCGATACCGGTGGCTTTGAGCCCGATGCGGACAGCGGCATCTACAAAGAGATGGCCAAGCAGACCCGCCAAGCCGTGGCCGAAGCCGATGTGGTGATTTTTGTGGTCGATGCCCGGGGCGGCCTGTCGGCGCAAGACCACGACATCGCCAAATACCTGCGCCGCCTGGGCAAGCCCTGCATTTTGACGGCCAACAAGGCCGAGGGCATGACCGAAGGCCACCAACTGATCGAGTTCTACGAGCTGGGCCTGGGCGCGGTGTACCCGATTTCTGCCGCGCACGGCCAGGGCATCCGCGACCTGGTCGATCTGGCACTGGCCCCGTTGAACCTGGGCGACCCGGACGAAGAGGCCGAGGCCGAAGACATCGGCGTGACCAAACTGGCCGTGGCCGGTCGCCCCAATGTGGGCAAATCCACCCTGATCAACACCTGGCTGGGCGAAGAGCGCCTGGTGGCTTTCGACATGCCCGGCACCACCCGCGACGCCATCAGCGTGCCCTTCGAGCGCAACGGCCACAAGTTCGAGCTGATCGACACGGCCGGTTTGCGCCGTAAGGGCAAGGTTTTTGAAGCCATCGAGAAGTTCTCGGTGGTCAAGACCTTGCAGGCCATCGAAACCTGCCACGTGGTGCTGTTGCTGATCGATGCGACCCAGGGCGTGACCGACCAGGATGCCCACATTGCGGGCTACATCCTGGAAAGCGGCCGCTCGGTGGTGCTGGCCATCAACAAATGGGACGCCGTGGATGCCTACCAGCGCCAGCTGGTGATGCGGTCCATCGAAACGCGTCTGGCCTTCTTGAAGTTTGCCTCCATGCACTTCATCTCCGCCATCAAGCGCCAGGGCCTGGGCCCGCTGTGGGCCTCGATTCTGCAGGCCCACCAGGCGGCCATGTGCAAGATGTCCACCCCGGTGCTGACCCGCCTGCTGCTGGAGGCCACAGCTTTCCAGAGCCCGCAGCGCGCCGGTATGTTCCGCCCCAAACTGCGCTACGCCCACCAGGGTGGCATGAACCCGCCCATCATCATCATCCACGGCAATTCGCTGGAGCATGTGACCGATTCCTACAAGCGATTCCTGGAAGGGCGCTTCCGCAAGGCCTTCAACCTGACCGGTACACCGCTGCGTATCCAGATGAAGTCGGCGGCCAATCCGTACTCAGACAAGGACGACTGAGTCTCCGCAAATCAATGGGGGCTTCCCTGATTTTGGGGTAAGCACTCGTAACGCTGTGGTAAGGTCCATACCTTCTTCAACCTCTTCACAACACGGAGAATATCGTGAGCAATAAAGGGCAGCTTCTTCAAGACCCATTTCTCAATACATTGCGCCGTGAGCACGTACCCGTGTCGATTTACCTCGTCAACGGCATCAAGCTCCAAGGCCAGATTGAGTCTTTTGACCAATACGTTGTGCTGTTGCGCAACACCGTGACCCAAATGGTTTACAAGCACGCCATCTCCACCATCGTCCCCGGTCGCGCAGTCAATTTCTCGGCTGCAGACGACACGACGGCGGCAGAGCCAGCGGCTTGATTCGCAGGCACGTCTCCTGGTGGTCGGATGCCCTGGCGGTGTCCGACCCACCTCAGCCTCTTTCCCTTACCGGCTTCCCGATTTGAGTTCTGCTGATACTCCTGACATGCCGCTGGCCGTTCTGGTCGGCGTTGATCTAGGCACTCCCCATTTTGACAAAGAGCTCGAAGAGCTGGGCTTGCTGGCCGACACCGCCGGCATGCGCGTCGTGGCCCGCATCACCTGCAAGCGCCAGGCTCCCGATGCCGCCTTGTTTGTGGGCAGCGGCAAGGCCGACGAAATCAAACTGTTGGCGCAAATGCATGGTGCGACCGAGATTTTGTTCGACCAAAGCCTCAGCCCGGCCCAGCAGCGCAACCTGGAGCGCCACTGCGAGCTGCCGGTCAACGACCGGACCATGCTGATCCTGACCATCTTTGCCCAGCGTGCCCGCAGCCACGAAGGCAAATTGCAGGTCGAACTGGCGCGGCTGCAGTACCTGAGCACCCGGTTGGTGCGCCGCTGGTCGCATCTGGAGCGGCAAAGCGGTGGTATCGGCATGCGCGGTGGCCCCGGCGAGAAACAGATCGAGCTGGACCGCCGCATGCTGGGCGAATCCATCAAGCGCACCAAAGAGCGGCTGGCCAAAGTGGTGAAGCAGCGCAGCACCCAGCGCCGCCAGCGCGCCCGCCGCGATGCGTTCACCATTTCTCTGGTGGGCTACACCAATGCAGGCAAGTCCACGCTGTTCAATGCCCTGGTGAAGGCCCGTGCCTACACCGCCGACCAGTTGTTTGCCACGCTGGACACCACCACCCGCCAGCTCTACCTGGGCGAGGCTGGGCGTTCGGTGTCGCTGTCAGACACCGTGGGTTTCATCCGCGACCTGCCGCACGGC from Comamonadaceae bacterium OS-1 carries:
- the ndk gene encoding nucleoside diphosphate kinase, with the translated sequence MAIERTLSIIKPDAVAKNVIGQIYARFEAAGLKVIAARMAHLSRGEAEAFYAVHAARPFFKDLVEFMISGPVMIQALEGENAILKNRDLMGATDPKKADAGTIRADFADSIDANAVHGSDAAETAKEEIAFFFAGMNVYAAK
- the der gene encoding GTPase Der, which gives rise to MKPVLALVGRPNVGKSTLFNRLTKTRDAIVADFAGLTRDRHYGNGRQGKHEYIVIDTGGFEPDADSGIYKEMAKQTRQAVAEADVVIFVVDARGGLSAQDHDIAKYLRRLGKPCILTANKAEGMTEGHQLIEFYELGLGAVYPISAAHGQGIRDLVDLALAPLNLGDPDEEAEAEDIGVTKLAVAGRPNVGKSTLINTWLGEERLVAFDMPGTTRDAISVPFERNGHKFELIDTAGLRRKGKVFEAIEKFSVVKTLQAIETCHVVLLLIDATQGVTDQDAHIAGYILESGRSVVLAINKWDAVDAYQRQLVMRSIETRLAFLKFASMHFISAIKRQGLGPLWASILQAHQAAMCKMSTPVLTRLLLEATAFQSPQRAGMFRPKLRYAHQGGMNPPIIIIHGNSLEHVTDSYKRFLEGRFRKAFNLTGTPLRIQMKSAANPYSDKDD
- the rodZ gene encoding cytoskeleton protein RodZ, which gives rise to MSEPVGQVGMGQGPAPDTAASAVEAGNLLRQAREATGLHVAALAVSLKVPVNKLEALEAGRIDLLPDLTFARALAASVCRSLKIDPTPVLAHFPATGMSRLGAVAPSVNTPYRPEGSGPRLSFRTQMLSPSVLAVAALLVAAVAVALWPKSPDGGKDAVAVLAPGAEATETITAPVPLADASEPVPASLPVEPVAAPVPAALGVALTAQADSWVKVTDAKGVVGVGRTLKAGETVEVTGAFPMAVVVGRVDAVQLQVRGQAYDMAAFPKDRVARFEVK
- the bamB gene encoding outer membrane protein assembly factor BamB, with amino-acid sequence MKNMPSVLILRASVASFLIATLAACSSTPDKPKPADLPANVALLGVRQAWSAKLGDISFPLTTSVSGNTVAVASNNGTLLALDSATGRELWRASVGAPLSAGVGSDGKVTAVVTRDNEVVALEAGRVLWRQRLGAQTYTAPLVAGGRVFLLAADRSVTAFDGQTGRRLWNQQRTGEALVLGQSSVLMAVGDSLVAGMSGRLVGMNPANGSTRWEAAIAAPRGTNEVERLVDLVGSVSRVGTVVCARAFQSAVGCVDAQSGRLLWTKPAVASEGVGGNDTSVFGTEGDGNVLAWSRVDGERLWSSERLRYRTLSAPLAVGRSVVVGDSTGLVHFLSREDGSALTRVSTDGSAIAADPVLAGNTVVVVTHNGGVFGFQPE
- the ispG gene encoding 4-hydroxy-3-methylbut-2-en-1-yl diphosphate synthase (flavodoxin), translating into MHPALDFSTPIDAAAPRVRNTYQAHVRWGARDVTVGGDAPVRVQSMTNTDTVDAIGTAIQVKELALAGSEMVRITVNTPEAAQAVPYIREQLDRMGIDVPLVGDFHYNGHRLLTDFPACAEALSKYRINPGNVGKGDKRDRQFGQMIEAAVRWKKAVRIGVNWGSLDQELLAGLMDENSRRAVPWDAKPVMYQALITSAIESARLAESMGLPPEQIILSCKVSGVQDLISVYRGLAQRCRYALHLGLTEAGMGTKGTVASSAALAVLLQEGIGDTIRVSLTPQPGEARTQEVVIASEILQSLGLRSFVPSVTACPGCGRTTSTTFQELTKQIDDFLRAQMPVWREQYPGVEAMKVAVMGCIVNGPGESKHADIGISLPGTGEAPAAPVYIDGEKSVTLRGDNIAQDFQVIVENYIAKRFGSPAVA
- the hfq gene encoding rNA-binding protein Hfq, which encodes MSNKGQLLQDPFLNTLRREHVPVSIYLVNGIKLQGQIESFDQYVVLLRNTVTQMVYKHAISTIVPGRAVNFSAADDTTAAEPAA
- the hflX gene encoding GTPase HflX translates to MPLAVLVGVDLGTPHFDKELEELGLLADTAGMRVVARITCKRQAPDAALFVGSGKADEIKLLAQMHGATEILFDQSLSPAQQRNLERHCELPVNDRTMLILTIFAQRARSHEGKLQVELARLQYLSTRLVRRWSHLERQSGGIGMRGGPGEKQIELDRRMLGESIKRTKERLAKVVKQRSTQRRQRARRDAFTISLVGYTNAGKSTLFNALVKARAYTADQLFATLDTTTRQLYLGEAGRSVSLSDTVGFIRDLPHGLVDAFRATLQEAADADLLLHVVDASNPNFPEQMAEVALVLREIGAADVPQLLVFNKLDALDKARWPLQLQDMFEVDGQPVPRIFLSAQSGEGLPALRLKLAELAIAKMPIADAATQSPEWNEDAVRLGTIDE
- the rlmN gene encoding dual-specificity RNA methyltransferase RlmN, which gives rise to MTANLLDFDLDGLAAFCERLGEKRFRATQLFRWIHQRGATDFEQMSDLAKSLRNKLATSAHVQGLPLISQHASTDGTIKWLFDVGDGNAVEAVFIPESDRGTLCVSSQAGCAVGCRFCSTGHQGFSRNLTTGEIVAQLWFAEHFLRKYLNTAERVISNVVMMGMGEPLQNYNALVPALKVMLDDHGYGLSRRRVTVSTSGVVPMIDRLGLDCPVALAVSLHAPNDALRDNLVPLNKKYPLAELLESCNRYLAHAPRDFITFEYCMLDGVNDQPEHAQQLIALVQQYRQPGVWCKFNLIPFNPFPASGLLRSPMARVTAFAKMLSDAGIITTVRKTRGDDIDAACGQLAGDVKDRTQVVKRMAQQRVVMMAQVPVVTDVSKGA
- the hisS gene encoding histidine--tRNA ligase, whose product is MADKISAVKGMNDILPPDSARWEWLEDKVRTQMARSAYRMARTPIVEPTALFVRGTGETTDIVEKEMYSFEDRLNGEQLTLRPENTPGVVRAAIQHNLTYDGGKRLYYMGPMFRHERPQRGRYRQFYQLGAEALGFAGPEVDAELMLLANDVLAGLGLRNVRVEMNSLGVPAERQAHRAALITYFEQHRDLLDADAQRRLLTNPLRILDTKNPAMQAMVQDAPQLLSYLGDASRKHLDTVQSLLTACGVQWTINPRLVRGLDYYSHTVFEFITDELGAQGTLCGGGRYDGLFELLGGKPTPAVGWGMGIERVLELIKEQGAELPALVADAYAVVPDAAALPVAMQTIQALRRAGVQVQMHAGASEGMGSMKSQLKKADSSGSRYALIFGADELAQNLVLVKSLRDGSGVQTTQPLADVAAWAATLQS